In Juglans regia cultivar Chandler chromosome 5, Walnut 2.0, whole genome shotgun sequence, the following are encoded in one genomic region:
- the LOC109005319 gene encoding coiled-coil domain-containing protein 6-like isoform X1 — protein MSTITATRRAKWQYPPPPPTPRILHLPRRPRRRAPKNVASKPAATEARRDRKGKLEALFDQERVFSRTGVPLVLLDYGGGGESENRRVRVEESSSWSGGGGGGGGSVAEEKWRFQAEMLRAECNLLRMEKEIAVKKLERSRVKMERTLRSAVQTLVSGKKKISEENNMSMGLEEEIQELVEKLEKLQRSSGFKDFEVRNFSNFDKQASLLRRRLEKFGATSGEICVKEIREMAEASLSMETSCEVNECLVSSGKGNTVQVEILRRKMEALSKGILLDRMEEEYRSMLSTPHSSVASSASSSMRIEFPNSSSTSARQPEQKTKSPEDNLCSGRCKAIVRRIVEQVRVETEQWSQMQEMLGQVRKDMEELQASRDFWENRALNSDDQIQTLRSTVQEWRHKAMSSETKANELQLQMSEIRRELEWMRKEQNSVVSEPIIAQDAQNETEKRVLVCRLKENQCTDDNANKEVSRDRRTIPHTSSSGFVAQKRLPFRDIGNSSSLMRQNSKAVFPLHCPSTFNRE, from the exons ATGTCAACGATAACAGCAACAAGGAGAGCAAAATGGCAGTACCCACCACCCCCACCAACCCCGAGAATCCTCCACTTGCCACGCCGGCCTCGACGGAGAGCCCCCAAGAACGTGGCTTCAAAGCCCGCCGCCACTGAGGCTCGGCGTGACCGTAAGGGAAAGCTGGAGGCGCTGTTCGACCAAGAACGTGTGTTTTCAAGAACTGGGGTTCCATTAGTGTTGTTGGACTACGGTGGTGGTGGGGAAAGTGAGAACAGGAGAGTGAGAGTTGAGGAGAGTAGTAGTTggagtggtggtggtggtggtggtggtggtagtgTGGCAGAGGAGAAGTGGAGGTTCCAAGCAGAGATGTTAAGGGCTGAGTGTAACTTGCTGAGGATGGAAAAGGAGATTGCAGTCAAGAAGTTGGAAAGAAGCCGAGTGAAGATGGAGAGGACTCTGAGATCGGCTGTTCAGACTCTGGTTTCT GGGAAAAAGAAGATTTCTGAAGAAAATAATATGAGCATGGGATTGGAGGAAGAGATCCAAGAATTGGTAGAGAAACTAGAGAAGTTGCAGAGGAGCTCAGGATTCAAGGATTTTGAAGTTAGGAACTTCAGTAATTTTGATAAACAGGCGTCTCTTCTTCGGAGACGGCTAGAGAAGTTTGGAGCAACATCGGGTGAGATATGCGTGAAGGAGATTCGGGAGATGGCAGAAGCAAGCTTGTCAATGGAAACAAGTTGTGAAGTCAATGAGTGCTTGGTTTCAAGTGGAAAAGGCAAT ACTGTGCAGGTTGAGATCCTAAGAAGGAAAATGGAAGCGTTGTCAAAGGGCATTTTGTTGGACAGGATGGAAGAGGAGTATAGATCAATGCTTTCTACACCACACAGCTCTGTTGCCAGTTCCGCCTCCTCTTCCATGAGAATTGAGTTTCCTAACTCATCTTCTACATCAGCAAGACAACCTGAGCAG AAGACAAAGTCCCCAGAAGATAACTTGTGCTCTGGACGTTGCAAGGCTATAGTACGAAGAATTGTAGAGCAAGTTCGAGTTGAGACAGAGCAATGGTCCCAGATGCAGGAGATGCTAGGACAGGTGAGGAAGGACATGGAAGAACTGCAGGCCTCCCGAGACTTTTGGGAAAATCGAGCCCTCAATTCTGATGATCAAATACAAACTCTACGCTCTACT GTTCAAGAATGGAGACACAAGGCTATGTCATCTGAAACCAAGGCAAATGAACTACAATTGCAGATGTCCGAGATCCGCAGAGAGCTTGAATGGATGAGGAAGGAGCAAAACTCAGTAGTTAGCGAACCCATAATTGCCCAGGATGCACAAAACGAGACGGAGAAGCGAGTACTGGTTTGTCGCTTGAAAGAGAATCAGTGTACTGATGATAATGCCAATAAGGAGGTCTCAAGGGATAGAAGAACAATACCACACACATCCAGCAGCGGATTTGTGGCTCAGAAACGATTGCCTTTTCGAGATATTGGGAACTCATCATCGTTGATGAGGCAAAATAGCAAAGCTGTGTTCCCTTTGCATTGCCCCTCAACTTTCAATAGAGAATAG
- the LOC109005315 gene encoding cinnamoyl-CoA reductase 1-like → MSSGAGKLVCVTGASGYIASWLVKFLLQRGYTVRASVRDPNDPKKTSHLLALDGAKERLHLFKANLLEEGSFNAAIQGCEGVFHTASPFYHDVKDPEAELLDPAVKGTLNVLNSCTKSASVKRVVLTSSIAAVAYNGRPRTPDVVIDETWFSDPEICKEGKLWYVVSKTLAEEAAWKFAKENGLDMVAINPSMVIGPLLQPTLNTSAAAISNLVNGAQVFPNLSFGWINVKDVANAHVQAYEIPSASGRYCLVERVAHYSEVVRILRELYPSLQLPEKCADDKPFVPTYQVSKEKAKSLGIEFIPLDVSLKETVDSLKEKNFVNF, encoded by the exons ATGAGCAGTGGAGCCGGGAAGCTCGTGTGCGTGACCGGTGCCTCCGGTTACATAGCTTCGTGGCTCGTCAAGTTTCTTCTGCAGCGCGGTTACACTGTCAGGGCCTCTGTTCGCGACCCCA ATGACCCAAAAAAAACAAGTCACTTACTTGCACTTGATGGAGCTAAGGAGAGACTTCATCTGTTCAAAGCAAATTTATTGGAAGAAGGTTCGTTTAATGCTGCTATTCAGGGCTGTGAAGGTGTTTTCCATACTGCATCTCCCTTCTATCATGACGTCAAGGACCCAGAG GCAGAACTACTTGATCCTGCAGTGAAGGGAACACTTAATGTTCTTAACTCGTGTACAAAGTCTGCATCTGTTAAACGGGTAGTCTTGACTTCTTCTATTGCTGCAGTTGCATACAATGGAAGACCTCGAACTCCTGATGTAGTCATTGATGAGACTTGGTTTTCAGATCCTGAAATTTGCAAGGAAGGAAAG cTATGGTATGTGGTTTCCAAGACATTGGCTGAAGAAGCTGCCTGGAAGTTTGCAAAAGAGAACGGTCTTGACATGGTTGCAATCAACCCATCAATGGTGATTGGTCCTCTCTTACAGCCAACCCTAAATACTAGTGCTGCCGCAATTTCCAACTTAGTAAATG GAGCACAGGTGTTTCCCAATCTATCATTTGGATGGATTAATGTCAAAGATGTTGCTAATGCCCATGTTCAAGCATATGAAATCCCTTCCGCCAGTGGAAGATATTGTTTAGTTGAGAGAGTTGCTCACTATTCTGAAGTTGTGAGGATTTTACGTGAGCTTTATCCCTCTTTACAACTTCCAGAGAA GTGTGCAGATGATAAGCCATTTGTGCCAACATATCAGGTGTCGAAAGAGAAGGCAAAAAGCTTGGGTATTGAATTCATTCCTCTTGATGTGAGCCTCAAGGAAACCGTTGACAGcttgaaggaaaaaaacttCGTCAATTTTTAA
- the LOC109005320 gene encoding uncharacterized protein LOC109005320, producing the protein MATKYIVGGILGSFAVAYTCDYFLADKKIFGGTTPKTVSNKEWQEETDKKFQAWPRTAGPPVVMNPISRQNFIVKSRSE; encoded by the exons ATGGCAACGAAGTACATTGTAGGAGGTATTCTGGGATCTTTTGCAGTTGCGTATACTTGTGACTATTTTCTTGCTGACAAGAAGATATTTGGTG GTACCACCCCCAAAACTGTTTCAAACAAGGAATGGCAGGAAGAAACAGATAAGAAATTCCAGGCTTGGCCTCGTACTGCAGGGCCTCCTGTTGTGATGAATCCCATCAGCCGTCAGAATTTCATTGTCAAGTCCCGTTCAGAATAG
- the LOC109005319 gene encoding coiled-coil domain-containing protein 6-like isoform X2, with protein MSTITATRRAKWQYPPPPPTPRILHLPRRPRRRAPKNVASKPAATEARRDRKGKLEALFDQERVFSRTGVPLVLLDYGGGGESENRRVRVEESSSWSGGGGGGGGSVAEEKWRFQAEMLRAECNLLRMEKEIAVKKLERSRVKMERTLRSAVQTLVSGKKKISEENNMSMGLEEEIQELVEKLEKLQRSSGFKDFEVRNFSNFDKQASLLRRRLEKFGATSGEICVKEIREMAEASLSMETSCEVNECLVSSGKGNVEILRRKMEALSKGILLDRMEEEYRSMLSTPHSSVASSASSSMRIEFPNSSSTSARQPEQKTKSPEDNLCSGRCKAIVRRIVEQVRVETEQWSQMQEMLGQVRKDMEELQASRDFWENRALNSDDQIQTLRSTVQEWRHKAMSSETKANELQLQMSEIRRELEWMRKEQNSVVSEPIIAQDAQNETEKRVLVCRLKENQCTDDNANKEVSRDRRTIPHTSSSGFVAQKRLPFRDIGNSSSLMRQNSKAVFPLHCPSTFNRE; from the exons ATGTCAACGATAACAGCAACAAGGAGAGCAAAATGGCAGTACCCACCACCCCCACCAACCCCGAGAATCCTCCACTTGCCACGCCGGCCTCGACGGAGAGCCCCCAAGAACGTGGCTTCAAAGCCCGCCGCCACTGAGGCTCGGCGTGACCGTAAGGGAAAGCTGGAGGCGCTGTTCGACCAAGAACGTGTGTTTTCAAGAACTGGGGTTCCATTAGTGTTGTTGGACTACGGTGGTGGTGGGGAAAGTGAGAACAGGAGAGTGAGAGTTGAGGAGAGTAGTAGTTggagtggtggtggtggtggtggtggtggtagtgTGGCAGAGGAGAAGTGGAGGTTCCAAGCAGAGATGTTAAGGGCTGAGTGTAACTTGCTGAGGATGGAAAAGGAGATTGCAGTCAAGAAGTTGGAAAGAAGCCGAGTGAAGATGGAGAGGACTCTGAGATCGGCTGTTCAGACTCTGGTTTCT GGGAAAAAGAAGATTTCTGAAGAAAATAATATGAGCATGGGATTGGAGGAAGAGATCCAAGAATTGGTAGAGAAACTAGAGAAGTTGCAGAGGAGCTCAGGATTCAAGGATTTTGAAGTTAGGAACTTCAGTAATTTTGATAAACAGGCGTCTCTTCTTCGGAGACGGCTAGAGAAGTTTGGAGCAACATCGGGTGAGATATGCGTGAAGGAGATTCGGGAGATGGCAGAAGCAAGCTTGTCAATGGAAACAAGTTGTGAAGTCAATGAGTGCTTGGTTTCAAGTGGAAAAGGCAAT GTTGAGATCCTAAGAAGGAAAATGGAAGCGTTGTCAAAGGGCATTTTGTTGGACAGGATGGAAGAGGAGTATAGATCAATGCTTTCTACACCACACAGCTCTGTTGCCAGTTCCGCCTCCTCTTCCATGAGAATTGAGTTTCCTAACTCATCTTCTACATCAGCAAGACAACCTGAGCAG AAGACAAAGTCCCCAGAAGATAACTTGTGCTCTGGACGTTGCAAGGCTATAGTACGAAGAATTGTAGAGCAAGTTCGAGTTGAGACAGAGCAATGGTCCCAGATGCAGGAGATGCTAGGACAGGTGAGGAAGGACATGGAAGAACTGCAGGCCTCCCGAGACTTTTGGGAAAATCGAGCCCTCAATTCTGATGATCAAATACAAACTCTACGCTCTACT GTTCAAGAATGGAGACACAAGGCTATGTCATCTGAAACCAAGGCAAATGAACTACAATTGCAGATGTCCGAGATCCGCAGAGAGCTTGAATGGATGAGGAAGGAGCAAAACTCAGTAGTTAGCGAACCCATAATTGCCCAGGATGCACAAAACGAGACGGAGAAGCGAGTACTGGTTTGTCGCTTGAAAGAGAATCAGTGTACTGATGATAATGCCAATAAGGAGGTCTCAAGGGATAGAAGAACAATACCACACACATCCAGCAGCGGATTTGTGGCTCAGAAACGATTGCCTTTTCGAGATATTGGGAACTCATCATCGTTGATGAGGCAAAATAGCAAAGCTGTGTTCCCTTTGCATTGCCCCTCAACTTTCAATAGAGAATAG